In one window of Solanum pennellii chromosome 2, SPENNV200 DNA:
- the LOC107010087 gene encoding berberine bridge enzyme-like 22: protein MASLQIFSVLLFSLFLAKCYYSKEEDFVQCLSKFPETNITQNIYTPGSPIYSSILEYAQKNPRWLNSSHPNFIASPKEESEIRPVILCSKKTGLQIKIKSGGHDYEGISFRSESPFVMLDLSNLNKIEIDLNEETIWVQTGATLGQLYYAIAKKSKVHAFPGGVCFTVGTGGMISGGGLGALMRKFGLAADNVVDARVMDVNGKILDRKMNEDLFWAIRGGGGASFGVILAWKLKLVRVPEKITVFTIRRELEGNLTPLRKWENIAYQLPEDLFVRAFVQKGVFSGGNDTKNQVGFYFQGQYIGPVDKLIPLLNQYFPEFNLERKDCFQENITASAEKECLEVPWIRSVLYFSWRNPNDSLEVLLEKSIPTHKVYHKGTSDFVKIPIPESGWEMIEKLFREEERPQMVFEPFGGKMYEISESEIPFPHRKGNLYTIQYFVSWDDNSESISSKKIEWIRKLYKEMEPYVAKSPRSAYLNYRDFGLGTNSEDYSYSKAKIWGEKYFKGNFEKLAKVKSKVDPKNFFRSEQSVTPYQLSN, encoded by the coding sequence aTGGCTAGCCTTCAAATTTTCTCTGTTCTGCTCTTTTCACTCTTTTTGGCAAAATGTTACTACTCCAAAGAAGAAGATTTTGTCCAGTGTCTTTCAAAATTTCCTGAAACAAACATTACACAAAACATTTACACCCCAGGCTCCCCAATTTATTCATCTATCCTGGAATATGCCCAAAAAAATCCAAGATGGTTGAATTCTTCACATCCCAATTTCATTGCTTCCCCTAAGGAAGAATCAGAAATCAGGCCTGTCATTCTTTGTAGTAAGAAAACAGGCCTACAAATCAAGATCAAAAGCGGTGGCCACGATTATGAAGGCATATCTTTTCGCTCTGAATCCCCTTTTGTTATGCTTGATTTAAGCAATCTTAACAAAATCGAGATTGATTTAAATGAAGAAACAATTTGGGTTCAAACAGGGGCGACCCTTGGCCAACTTTACTATGCAATTGCCAAGAAAAGTAAAGTTCATGCATTTCCAGGCGGTGTCTGCTTTACTGTTGGCACTGGTGGAATGATCAGTGGTGGTGGGCTCGGTGCATTGATGAGGAAATTCGGGCTGGCAGCTGATAACGTTGTAGATGCACGTGTGATGGATGTGAATGGAAAAATTCTTGACAGAAAGATGAATGAAGATTTGTTTTGGGCGATAAGAGGAGGTGGAGGAGCAAGTTTCGGTGTTATTCTAGCATGGAAACTAAAATTGGTTCGTGTTCCTGAAAAGATTACTGTTTTCACGATTCGTAGGGAGTTAGAGGGTAACCTAACTCCTCTCCGAAAATGGGAAAACATAGCATATCAACTCCCTGAAGATTTGTTTGTCAGGGCGTTTGTTCAAAAAGGGGTATTTTCAGGAGGAAATGATACCAAAAACCAAGTGGGATTTTATTTCCAGGGGCAATATATTGGGCCTGTTGACAAATTAATTCCTCTGCTCAATCAATACTTCCCTGAGTTTAATTTGGAGCGAAAAGATTGCTTCCAAGAGAATATTACTGCTTCAGCAGAGAAAGAATGCCTGGAAGTTCCCTGGATCAGATCAGTGTTGTATTTCTCTTGGAGAAACCCAAATGATTCACTCGAAGTTTTGCTAGAGAAGAGTATTCCAACACACAAGGTTTATCACAAAGGAACATCTGATTTCGTGAAGATTCCAATTCCAGAAAGTGGTTGGGAAATGATAGAAAAATTGTTTCGGGAAGAAGAAAGACCTCAGATGGTTTTTGAGCCATTTGGTGGAAAAATGTATGAAATTTCTGAATCTGAAATTCCTTTTCCTCATAGAAAGGGGAATTTGTATACTATTCAGTACTTTGTGAGCTGGGACGATAACAGCGAGAGCATATCAAGCAAGAAAATAGAATGGATAAGGAAATTGTACAAGGAAATGGAGCCATATGTTGCAAAATCTCCAAGAAGTGCTTATCTAAATTACAGGGACTTTGGTTTAGGAACAAATTCAGAGGACTACAGCTATTCCAAGGCCAAAATATGGGGTGAAAAGTATTTCAAAGGCAATTTTGAGAAGCTGGCTAAAGTGAAGAGTAAAGTAGATCCAAAAAATTTCTTCAGAAGTGAACAAAGTGTAACACCTTATCAGTTATCAAATTGA